The proteins below come from a single Candidatus Chlamydia sanziniae genomic window:
- the cdaA gene encoding diadenylate cyclase CdaA produces MPFDIIYYTTPLLEILLIWVMLNYLLKIFWGTRAMDVVFGLLAFLLLFVLADKLHLPIIRRLMLHVVNIATIVVFIIFQPEIRLALSRIRFHGKKFVIDTQDQFVEQLAASVYQLSERQIGALIVMENKDSFDEYLSFSSVNINANFSEELLETIFEPSSPLHDGAVILRGETLTYARVVLPLAHDTTQLSRSMGTRHRAALGASQRTDALIITVSEENGSVSLSRGGLLTRGVQIDKFKAVLRSILSPKEHKRKPLISRIWKK; encoded by the coding sequence ATGCCCTTTGATATTATTTATTATACTACGCCTCTTCTAGAAATTCTTTTGATCTGGGTAATGCTGAATTATCTTTTAAAAATTTTTTGGGGAACGCGTGCTATGGACGTAGTCTTTGGGTTGCTTGCTTTCCTTTTACTTTTTGTTCTTGCTGACAAACTCCATCTTCCTATTATTCGTAGACTCATGTTACATGTCGTCAACATTGCTACCATTGTTGTCTTTATCATTTTCCAACCAGAAATTCGTCTTGCTTTATCTCGAATACGTTTTCATGGGAAAAAATTTGTTATTGATACACAAGATCAATTTGTTGAGCAGTTGGCCGCAAGTGTATACCAATTATCAGAACGACAAATTGGGGCTCTTATCGTCATGGAAAACAAAGACTCCTTTGATGAATACTTAAGTTTCTCTTCAGTAAACATCAATGCGAATTTTTCTGAAGAACTATTAGAAACAATTTTCGAGCCTTCGTCGCCCCTACACGATGGTGCAGTAATCCTGAGAGGGGAAACTCTCACCTATGCTCGCGTAGTCCTTCCGCTTGCTCATGATACTACTCAACTTTCACGATCTATGGGAACACGGCATCGTGCTGCTTTAGGAGCTAGCCAACGCACAGATGCATTAATTATCACAGTCTCTGAAGAGAATGGTAGTGTTTCTTTATCACGAGGCGGCCTACTGACAAGGGGTGTACAAATTGATAAATTCAAGGCAGTACTGCGTAGCATTCTTTCTCCTAAGGAACACAAACGAAAACCTTTGATTTCCCGGATTTGGAAGAAATGA
- a CDS encoding SH3 domain-containing protein has translation MRMLSISMLLFALGTALSPATVYTVDLQISTSSVDQAFLSFTGEIKGNRVRMRLAPHTDSTIIKELSKGDLIAVLGESKDYYVVAAPLGLTGYVFRTFVLDNVIEGEQVNVRLNPTTSAPVLARLKRGTTVSPTTQVSQGKWLEIALPLDCVFYVAKNFVVSKGPIELYTQCERQKKIALDLLQSALEFAHTELTKNLNEIDLDAIYKKINLVQSEEFSSVPNLQVLVQKALEEIQEAYLSKSLEIQSAVPVASTSEEPVASSIHTSSSTSLLSRHIRKRATLKSSPLIQGRENLEHSLFKIWAAMQEFQNHSPSLKREDFYRAEQKNKQVLTGVLEVYPHIVKNNPGDYLLKDIVKENTTAFLYATNVNLDPWVGKPVVIECLPRPNNHFAFPAYYVLSIKEAS, from the coding sequence ATGAGAATGCTCTCAATTTCTATGCTTCTTTTCGCTCTCGGAACAGCGTTAAGCCCAGCAACTGTCTATACTGTGGATCTCCAAATTTCTACATCTTCAGTAGATCAAGCGTTTCTTTCATTTACAGGAGAGATCAAAGGCAATCGTGTCCGTATGCGTCTAGCGCCCCATACAGACAGTACTATCATTAAAGAACTCTCAAAAGGAGATCTTATTGCTGTGCTTGGTGAAAGCAAGGACTACTATGTTGTTGCTGCTCCTTTAGGACTTACGGGTTATGTATTTCGTACTTTTGTCTTAGACAATGTGATTGAAGGCGAGCAAGTTAATGTTCGTTTAAATCCTACAACTTCTGCTCCTGTGTTAGCACGCCTCAAACGAGGGACAACTGTATCCCCTACAACACAGGTGTCTCAAGGCAAATGGCTAGAGATTGCTCTACCTCTAGACTGTGTGTTTTATGTTGCAAAGAACTTTGTGGTCTCGAAAGGTCCGATTGAACTTTATACTCAATGTGAAAGACAAAAAAAAATTGCTTTAGATTTATTACAATCTGCTTTGGAGTTTGCTCATACAGAGTTAACAAAAAATCTTAATGAGATTGATTTAGATGCTATTTATAAAAAAATCAATCTTGTCCAATCCGAAGAATTTAGTAGTGTTCCCAATCTACAAGTTCTTGTACAAAAAGCTTTAGAGGAAATCCAAGAAGCCTATCTATCTAAATCTCTAGAAATTCAATCAGCTGTACCTGTAGCTTCTACGTCTGAAGAACCTGTAGCATCATCGATACACACATCATCATCAACGTCGCTACTTTCTCGTCATATTCGAAAGCGAGCTACGTTAAAATCTTCTCCTCTTATACAAGGACGCGAAAATCTTGAGCATTCGTTGTTTAAGATTTGGGCAGCCATGCAAGAATTTCAAAATCATTCCCCATCTTTAAAGCGAGAAGATTTTTATCGTGCTGAGCAAAAAAACAAGCAAGTTCTTACAGGTGTATTAGAAGTGTATCCTCATATAGTGAAAAACAACCCAGGGGATTACTTACTCAAAGACATAGTTAAGGAAAATACAACAGCCTTTCTTTATGCTACAAATGTAAACTTAGACCCGTGGGTAGGCAAACCCGTGGTTATAGAATGTCTACCACGGCCAAATAACCATTTTGCCTTTCCTGCTTACTATGTTTTAAGTATCAAAGAAGCTTCTTGA
- the pknD gene encoding serine/threonine-protein kinase PknD codes for MHRYNIIRMIGKGGMGEVYLAYDSSCLRKVALKKIREDLSEHLVLKKRFLREARIAADLAHPGIVPVYTICSESDPVYYTMPYIEGYTLKNLLKSVWQCEPLSKELAEQTSVRTFLSIFHKLCSTIEYVHSRGILHRDLKPDNILLGIFSEVVILDWGAAVSCGEKDELFTNDLKEKELSSNMTIPGRIVGTPDYMAPERLLGNPASESTDIYALGVILYQMLTLSFPYRRRRGQKILVNSEATIPYPEEIAPYREIPPFLSSVVMKALAVNPAARYLSVAELKKDIDHHLQGSPKWTLTTTLHPRESYSWKLQEPILLSKYFPMLEVSPASWYSLAISTIESFSEVRLEYSLSRKGLTEGFGILLPPSENALRGDFYHGYGFWLHTKEHVFSVSLIKNGLEIQKTQHKVDTMNEAFSIVLEKRDHCVSLSIDGVPWLIHIDYLPSRGGPIAVIVQDMTDVHGSISILESSGALQVSCLAVPDAFLSEKLYDRALTLYRRIAKSFPGRREGYEAQFRAGITVLERASEHNEEQGFYYALEEFAHLHHSSGAPLEYLGKSLVYQRLGEYNEEIKSLLLGLKRYPQHPEIPRLKDHIVYRLYESFHKCHYVALAFTLLVLQVAPQLITVEQEEKLFAWLGGKISNTLFCRLDRTSLDFRSSKMELFLSYWSGFTPHLPGLLHRAWDLKDSRMLVEIFYTALDLGNYQFINTHADVLRGYIQDATCPKEEVEISCEELCCFLSCLEAISIQAPLKEIFADIATLSSTLILYLFDLFAKDAFIHYRAETIFDAILKVKPYIPSNLYQEYLLPYEIRAHLWNHNGEKAGELLHSYQANQWIDDSAEIFILYGCWLALVEDHSFVELHFDACTEECVFPPSLLARACGRLGLSDDSLSYQERRLLLQQKFLYFHCLGRYEERDRCKDAYERLPTEFPL; via the coding sequence GTGCACCGCTATAATATTATCAGAATGATTGGAAAGGGAGGGATGGGTGAAGTCTATCTTGCTTACGACTCGTCCTGTTTGCGTAAGGTCGCTCTTAAGAAAATCCGGGAAGATTTGTCTGAACACTTGGTGTTGAAAAAGCGCTTTTTGCGAGAAGCAAGAATTGCTGCAGATCTTGCCCACCCCGGTATTGTTCCTGTCTATACAATCTGTAGTGAAAGTGATCCCGTCTATTATACCATGCCCTATATAGAAGGATATACGCTAAAAAATTTACTTAAAAGTGTTTGGCAATGTGAACCTTTATCCAAAGAGCTTGCGGAGCAAACCTCAGTAAGAACATTCTTGTCTATTTTTCATAAGCTCTGTTCTACAATAGAATACGTCCATTCTCGAGGTATTCTTCATCGCGATCTTAAACCAGACAATATCCTCCTAGGAATCTTTAGTGAAGTCGTCATTTTAGATTGGGGAGCTGCGGTTTCTTGTGGTGAAAAAGATGAACTCTTTACAAATGATCTGAAGGAAAAAGAGCTTTCGTCAAACATGACAATTCCAGGTAGAATTGTGGGCACTCCCGATTACATGGCTCCTGAGCGTCTCCTTGGAAATCCCGCTTCCGAAAGCACGGACATTTATGCTTTAGGTGTTATCCTTTATCAAATGTTGACACTCTCCTTTCCTTATAGAAGAAGAAGAGGTCAAAAGATCCTGGTAAATAGCGAAGCTACAATTCCTTACCCAGAAGAAATTGCTCCTTATCGAGAAATTCCTCCCTTTCTTTCCTCAGTAGTGATGAAGGCTCTTGCTGTAAATCCTGCGGCACGTTACTTATCCGTCGCGGAACTTAAGAAAGATATTGATCACCATTTACAAGGAAGTCCGAAATGGACACTAACAACGACGCTTCATCCTCGAGAATCTTATAGTTGGAAGTTACAAGAACCTATTCTGTTGTCTAAGTATTTTCCTATGTTAGAAGTTTCGCCAGCATCGTGGTACAGCTTGGCTATCTCTACTATAGAAAGCTTCTCTGAAGTGCGTTTGGAATACTCTTTGTCTAGGAAAGGCTTAACAGAAGGATTTGGTATTTTACTTCCTCCGTCAGAAAATGCCTTACGTGGGGATTTTTACCACGGCTATGGCTTTTGGCTTCATACCAAAGAACATGTGTTTTCTGTATCTCTTATAAAGAATGGACTGGAGATTCAAAAAACACAGCACAAAGTAGATACAATGAACGAGGCTTTTTCCATAGTGTTGGAAAAACGTGATCATTGCGTATCCTTGTCTATCGATGGTGTCCCTTGGCTTATCCATATCGACTACCTCCCTAGTCGCGGTGGACCTATCGCTGTCATCGTTCAAGATATGACAGATGTCCACGGAAGTATCAGTATTCTAGAAAGTAGTGGTGCTCTCCAGGTAAGTTGTCTTGCTGTTCCGGATGCCTTTCTTTCCGAAAAACTTTATGATCGCGCTTTGACTTTATATCGTAGAATTGCTAAGTCCTTCCCCGGACGTCGTGAAGGCTATGAAGCACAATTTCGTGCAGGAATTACCGTATTGGAAAGGGCTTCAGAGCACAATGAAGAACAGGGATTTTATTATGCTCTCGAAGAATTTGCACACCTACACCATAGTTCCGGCGCTCCTTTGGAATATTTAGGAAAATCTCTAGTATACCAAAGGCTTGGTGAATATAATGAAGAAATTAAAAGCCTTTTGTTAGGTCTGAAGCGCTACCCACAACATCCTGAAATCCCAAGATTGAAAGATCATATAGTTTATCGACTGTATGAAAGTTTTCATAAATGTCATTACGTAGCTTTAGCCTTCACTCTTTTGGTTCTACAGGTAGCCCCTCAGTTAATAACTGTAGAACAGGAAGAAAAATTATTCGCGTGGTTGGGAGGCAAAATCAGCAATACGTTATTTTGTCGCTTGGATAGGACTTCCTTGGACTTTCGTTCTTCTAAAATGGAATTATTTTTAAGCTACTGGTCAGGATTTACACCTCACCTTCCAGGTTTGCTACACAGAGCTTGGGATCTGAAAGATTCAAGAATGCTTGTAGAGATTTTCTACACAGCCCTAGATCTTGGAAATTATCAATTTATAAACACCCATGCGGATGTCCTCAGAGGATATATTCAAGATGCCACTTGTCCCAAAGAAGAAGTAGAAATCTCCTGTGAGGAATTGTGTTGTTTTCTTTCTTGTCTGGAGGCAATCAGTATACAGGCGCCTCTTAAGGAAATCTTCGCTGATATCGCGACCTTGTCATCCACTCTTATTCTCTACCTTTTCGATTTGTTTGCTAAAGATGCTTTTATACACTATCGAGCAGAAACAATATTTGATGCGATTTTGAAGGTAAAACCTTATATTCCCTCAAACCTTTATCAGGAATATCTTCTTCCTTATGAAATTCGCGCACATCTTTGGAATCATAATGGAGAAAAAGCAGGTGAGTTACTCCACAGCTATCAAGCCAATCAGTGGATAGATGACAGTGCAGAAATCTTTATTCTTTATGGATGTTGGCTTGCTCTTGTAGAAGATCATAGTTTTGTAGAACTGCATTTTGATGCTTGTACAGAAGAGTGTGTTTTTCCCCCCTCTTTGCTGGCGCGTGCTTGTGGGCGTCTAGGGCTATCGGATGATTCTCTCAGTTACCAAGAGCGTCGTTTGTTGCTGCAACAGAAGTTTCTTTATTTCCATTGTTTAGGAAGATATGAAGAACGAGATAGGTGCAAAGATGCGTACGAACGCCTTCCTACAGAGTTCCCACTTTAA
- the pyk gene encoding pyruvate kinase codes for MITRTKVICTIGPASSTQEMLAKLLDEGMNVARLNFSHGTHESHGEIIRMLKKLREQKQAPLAIMLDTKGPEIRLGFIPTPIKVTQGQKITLLNKKVEGTTKGGVSLLPSGIFPYVHEGVDVLIDDGYLHGVVTASGTDSLELEFINSGELKSHKSLSIRGLDVALPFMTEQDISDLKFGVEQGIDIIAASFVRYGEDIETMRKCLKDFGSPHLPIIAKIENRLGVENFLQIVKLADGIMIARGDLGIELSVVEVPNLQKMMTKVSRETGRLCVTATQMLESMMRNVLPTRAEVSDIANAIYDGTSAVMLSGETASGQHPIAAVRMMRAVIQETEKNLSYEAFLVLDDSQSAVKVSPCLASIGLAGIQIAEKANAKAIIVYTESGSTPIFLSKYRPKFPIIAVTPNASVYYRLALEWSVYPMLTHEVERTIWRREACLYGIEQGILSNYDRILVLSRGADIKETNNLTLTIVNDILTNTTSC; via the coding sequence ATGATCACAAGAACTAAAGTTATTTGTACAATAGGACCAGCATCAAGTACCCAGGAAATGTTAGCCAAACTTTTGGATGAAGGCATGAACGTTGCCAGGTTAAACTTTAGTCATGGCACTCACGAAAGCCATGGAGAAATTATCCGCATGCTTAAGAAACTTCGAGAGCAGAAACAAGCACCTCTAGCGATTATGTTGGATACTAAAGGACCTGAAATTCGTTTAGGTTTTATCCCCACACCAATTAAAGTGACACAAGGACAGAAGATTACTCTCTTAAATAAAAAGGTTGAGGGTACTACCAAAGGAGGAGTTTCTTTATTACCCAGTGGAATTTTTCCTTATGTGCATGAAGGTGTTGATGTTCTCATAGATGATGGTTATCTACACGGTGTTGTTACTGCTTCTGGGACAGACAGTTTAGAATTAGAATTTATAAACTCTGGAGAACTTAAATCACACAAATCCCTGAGTATCCGTGGTTTAGATGTTGCACTCCCTTTTATGACAGAGCAGGACATCTCTGATCTTAAATTTGGCGTGGAACAGGGGATAGATATCATTGCTGCATCTTTTGTGCGTTACGGTGAAGATATCGAAACTATGCGAAAATGTTTGAAAGATTTTGGTAGCCCTCACCTTCCGATTATTGCAAAAATAGAAAATCGCCTAGGGGTAGAAAACTTTCTTCAGATTGTAAAACTCGCTGATGGCATTATGATTGCCAGAGGTGATTTGGGAATCGAGTTGTCAGTTGTTGAAGTTCCTAATTTGCAAAAGATGATGACGAAAGTTTCTAGAGAAACAGGACGTCTCTGTGTTACGGCAACACAAATGCTTGAATCTATGATGCGCAATGTATTACCTACACGAGCTGAAGTTTCTGATATTGCCAATGCTATTTATGATGGCACCTCAGCTGTTATGCTTTCTGGAGAGACAGCATCGGGGCAGCACCCCATAGCTGCTGTTAGAATGATGCGTGCTGTAATTCAGGAAACGGAAAAAAATCTTTCCTACGAAGCATTCTTAGTTTTAGATGATAGTCAGTCTGCTGTTAAAGTTTCTCCTTGCCTTGCTTCCATCGGATTGGCAGGGATTCAAATTGCAGAGAAAGCAAATGCTAAAGCCATCATTGTGTATACAGAATCTGGAAGTACTCCTATTTTCCTTTCTAAGTACCGCCCTAAATTTCCGATTATTGCAGTAACTCCGAATGCTTCGGTATATTATCGCTTAGCCTTAGAGTGGAGTGTCTATCCTATGCTTACTCATGAGGTAGAAAGGACTATATGGCGGCGTGAGGCATGTCTATATGGCATAGAACAAGGCATCTTGTCCAATTATGATAGGATTTTGGTGCTCAGCCGTGGGGCGGATATAAAAGAAACAAATAACCTAACTTTGACAATCGTTAACGATATTTTAACAAATACTACCTCTTGTTAA
- a CDS encoding cytochrome ubiquinol oxidase subunit I, whose product MDAVILSRIQFGLFVGFHYLFVPLSMGLSMMLVLMEGLYLITKKTLYKQMTWFWVGIFALTFVVGVVTGIMQIFSFGSNWANFSEYTGNIFGTLLGSEGIFAFFLESGFLGILLFGRHKVSKKMHFFATCMVMLGAHMSAFWIICANSWMQTPSGYTMVMQHGKLIPALTSFWEVVFSPTTMHRFGHVVLGTWLSGIFLVIGISAYYLHRQRHTTFAKKGLKLGVICAAVVLILQLWSADITARGVAKNQPAKLASFEGVFKTENSSPMWLFGYVDVKNERVIGLPLPGGLSFLVHRNIKSPVIGLDQFPKEEWPNVPVVFQLYHLMILCWGLMVLLTVIAWFVYKEKRWALNSCMLGILTFSMLVPEVCNEVGWCAAEIGRQPWVVQGLLKTKDAISPIVQPGQVIQSLLMFSCVFTGLLSLFIVLLCKKVKRGPDEKDLIELTNLSQR is encoded by the coding sequence ATGGACGCTGTCATCTTATCTAGAATACAGTTTGGATTGTTTGTAGGTTTTCATTACCTCTTTGTTCCTCTTAGCATGGGATTAAGTATGATGCTTGTTCTTATGGAAGGACTCTACTTAATTACCAAAAAAACCTTGTATAAACAGATGACTTGGTTTTGGGTAGGCATTTTTGCCTTGACTTTTGTTGTAGGCGTGGTTACAGGTATTATGCAGATTTTTTCCTTCGGTTCTAACTGGGCGAATTTTTCTGAGTATACCGGAAATATTTTTGGCACTTTGCTAGGAAGTGAAGGCATTTTTGCTTTTTTCTTGGAATCAGGGTTTTTAGGCATCTTGCTATTCGGTCGGCATAAGGTTTCTAAAAAAATGCATTTTTTTGCGACCTGCATGGTGATGCTAGGTGCACATATGAGTGCCTTTTGGATTATTTGTGCTAATTCTTGGATGCAAACACCTTCGGGATATACAATGGTCATGCAGCATGGAAAACTCATACCTGCACTTACCTCATTTTGGGAAGTCGTCTTTTCCCCAACCACAATGCATCGTTTTGGTCATGTAGTGTTAGGAACATGGCTTTCAGGAATTTTTCTTGTCATCGGAATTTCTGCTTACTATTTGCATAGACAGCGGCATACGACATTTGCTAAAAAAGGACTGAAATTAGGTGTGATTTGTGCTGCTGTAGTTCTTATTTTACAACTTTGGTCCGCTGATATTACAGCTCGTGGCGTTGCTAAAAATCAACCAGCGAAGCTAGCAAGCTTTGAAGGAGTGTTTAAAACTGAAAACTCTAGTCCTATGTGGTTGTTTGGCTATGTAGATGTAAAAAATGAACGTGTCATTGGGCTCCCACTTCCTGGAGGACTCTCCTTTTTAGTCCATAGAAATATTAAAAGTCCCGTTATAGGCCTAGATCAGTTCCCCAAGGAGGAATGGCCTAATGTTCCTGTTGTCTTTCAGCTCTACCATCTTATGATTCTATGTTGGGGCCTCATGGTCTTACTAACAGTGATCGCTTGGTTTGTTTATAAGGAAAAACGTTGGGCTTTAAATTCTTGTATGCTTGGTATATTAACATTTTCTATGCTTGTCCCCGAAGTCTGTAATGAGGTTGGCTGGTGCGCTGCGGAAATCGGCAGACAACCTTGGGTAGTTCAGGGCTTACTAAAGACTAAAGATGCAATTTCCCCAATCGTACAACCAGGTCAAGTTATACAGTCCTTGCTCATGTTTAGCTGTGTCTTTACAGGCCTTTTGTCTCTTTTTATCGTGCTTTTGTGTAAAAAGGTAAAACGAGGTCCTGATGAAAAGGATCTCATAGAACTAACAAACTTAAGTCAGAGGTGA
- the cydB gene encoding cytochrome d ubiquinol oxidase subunit II, producing MELSLTAILPIVWYVILGAAVFAYALGDGFDLGLGIIYPMAKDNTERRILLNSIGPVWDGNEVWLIIIVGGLFAGFPRAYANLLSIFYMPIWTLVLMYICRGCALEFRSKSESSSWQTVWDVVFVVSGMAIGLFLGTLVGNIILGLPLSPETPYSSLSWLLFFRPYAVLCGSLVVSAFAIHGACFALMKTSGPLQKRIANRFSHVLSVFLVFYLFILFVSVTTIHKRFDAFPTNPLLILSIVLIFSCCVAARTSVSRKRYGYAFIYSALNLLMLILSAVILTFPNLLLSTINPEYSYTIYNSVVEVKTLKSLLLIVLIGLPLASAYSIYVYRVFRGKTDFPSIY from the coding sequence GTGGAACTCTCCCTAACCGCTATTTTACCAATAGTTTGGTATGTGATTTTGGGTGCTGCTGTCTTTGCTTATGCACTAGGCGATGGTTTTGACCTTGGATTAGGTATTATCTACCCAATGGCGAAAGACAACACAGAACGTCGCATCTTATTGAACTCCATAGGGCCTGTATGGGATGGTAATGAAGTTTGGCTTATTATTATTGTCGGAGGGTTATTTGCAGGATTTCCTAGAGCTTATGCAAATCTTCTATCGATTTTTTATATGCCCATTTGGACACTCGTACTCATGTACATCTGTCGGGGTTGTGCCTTAGAGTTTCGTAGCAAATCAGAATCTTCGTCTTGGCAGACGGTGTGGGATGTAGTCTTTGTAGTTTCTGGCATGGCCATTGGTTTATTTTTAGGTACACTTGTAGGCAACATTATCCTTGGTTTACCTTTATCCCCAGAGACTCCTTATTCCTCGTTATCCTGGTTGTTATTTTTCCGCCCCTACGCCGTTTTATGCGGAAGCCTTGTAGTTAGTGCTTTTGCCATTCATGGTGCATGCTTTGCTTTAATGAAAACTTCAGGACCCCTCCAAAAACGTATTGCTAATCGTTTTTCTCATGTCTTATCTGTATTTTTAGTATTCTACTTATTCATCTTGTTCGTGAGTGTAACGACTATTCATAAACGTTTTGATGCCTTTCCTACTAATCCCTTGTTGATTTTGTCTATTGTTTTGATCTTTAGTTGTTGCGTAGCGGCTAGGACCAGTGTATCTCGAAAACGTTATGGATATGCTTTTATCTATTCTGCTTTGAATTTACTGATGTTAATTTTATCTGCAGTTATTTTGACCTTTCCTAACCTTCTTTTATCCACAATAAATCCTGAATACAGTTACACGATTTACAATAGTGTTGTTGAAGTAAAAACTCTAAAAAGTTTATTGCTTATTGTCCTTATTGGTTTGCCTTTGGCGAGTGCTTATAGTATCTATGTGTATCGTGTATTTAGAGGTAAAACAGATTTTCCTTCTATTTATTAA
- a CDS encoding lipid A biosynthesis lauroyl acyltransferase (Acylates the intermediate (KDO)2-lipid IVA to form (KDO)2-(lauroyl)-lipid IVA) codes for MPQKLRQIQQNLLEAPLYYVVIGTIAVCKRIPMMILRRVGKILGTLAFYTIADYRKTSLTNLALAFPHKPFHERYILAKESLQHFMITILELLGIEKLIQNIDSLISITTSSQQPEGFTSQEVLSDDGLKQTFQELEENKGVILFSGHQANWELPFLFITKNYSGLAFAKPIKNRKLSKKIFALREVFKGKIVEPKHGIHHAIEALRKGQFVGIVGDQALLMSPYAYSLFGSPAFTTTSPALLAYKTGRPVIAITVYRREQDYQVIPSPKFYADKNLPMKEAIKKLMDELMTFLEKGIACKPEQWLWIHKRWKRKLSPIVKKKYRYSHILVIVVQASLPQYMSFLEALAVCFSGATLTLALQSSTHLQESQQNLSAYTSFTFRNFEDLLTLPNQFPAVFDLTDNSKQLHKHYKKTGSVAVYSKRSLEKKLPNSQASLEAALQSFYDKKQRNPLLINKR; via the coding sequence ATGCCGCAGAAACTACGTCAGATTCAGCAAAATCTTTTAGAAGCGCCTCTCTACTATGTAGTTATCGGTACGATTGCAGTATGTAAACGAATACCGATGATGATTTTACGTCGCGTAGGGAAGATCTTAGGAACATTGGCTTTCTATACTATTGCAGATTACCGCAAAACATCCCTTACGAATTTAGCCTTAGCGTTTCCTCATAAACCATTTCACGAGCGTTATATTTTGGCTAAGGAATCTTTGCAGCATTTTATGATTACAATTTTAGAGTTGCTCGGAATCGAAAAACTTATCCAAAATATTGATAGTTTAATTTCTATAACGACATCTTCACAACAACCCGAAGGGTTTACCTCTCAAGAAGTCCTTTCCGACGACGGACTGAAACAAACTTTTCAAGAATTAGAAGAAAACAAAGGTGTGATTCTATTTTCTGGTCACCAAGCAAATTGGGAACTTCCTTTTCTTTTCATTACAAAAAATTACTCAGGATTAGCGTTTGCTAAGCCAATAAAAAATCGCAAACTTAGTAAAAAGATTTTTGCCTTACGAGAAGTATTTAAGGGAAAAATAGTAGAACCAAAACATGGTATCCATCATGCTATAGAAGCTTTACGTAAAGGTCAGTTCGTTGGTATTGTTGGAGATCAGGCACTACTCATGTCTCCATATGCCTATTCTTTGTTTGGGTCTCCTGCGTTTACTACAACATCTCCTGCATTACTAGCATATAAAACAGGGAGGCCTGTCATAGCCATTACTGTTTATCGTCGGGAGCAAGATTATCAAGTGATTCCTAGTCCCAAATTCTACGCTGATAAAAATCTTCCTATGAAAGAAGCAATTAAGAAGCTCATGGACGAGCTGATGACCTTTCTTGAGAAGGGAATTGCTTGTAAGCCCGAACAATGGCTATGGATCCATAAACGATGGAAAAGGAAACTTTCTCCTATTGTTAAGAAGAAGTATCGCTATAGTCACATTCTTGTCATCGTTGTACAAGCCTCTCTTCCTCAGTATATGTCTTTTCTTGAAGCTTTGGCCGTATGCTTTTCTGGGGCTACTTTAACCCTAGCCTTACAAAGTTCCACACACCTTCAAGAATCACAGCAAAACTTGTCTGCCTATACCTCTTTTACTTTTAGAAACTTTGAAGATCTTCTTACTCTTCCTAATCAGTTTCCTGCGGTCTTTGATTTAACAGATAATTCAAAGCAGCTTCACAAGCATTATAAAAAAACAGGCTCTGTAGCTGTATACTCAAAGCGATCTTTGGAGAAAAAACTCCCTAATTCTCAGGCATCTTTAGAAGCTGCTCTGCAAAGCTTTTATGACAAAAAACAAAGGAACCCTCTCCTTATTAACAAGAGGTAG